The following coding sequences are from one Candidatus Nitrosopumilus sp. SW window:
- a CDS encoding serine protein kinase RIO, translating to MTDILSKKLESKLDKKLISKAKRKTLDDGFKKGKVVNEVLDKPTVMTLYKMITDHVIAYVNGAVSAGKESVLFWGVDENDSDVALKIYLVSTSNFKKREPYILGDPRFSNLKKGTKNLVYLWAKKEYRNLTQCFEAGIPVPKPLYVTNNVLAMEFVGENGAPSKLLLDSQVDENDYKQAIQIIQDMYQKAKLVHGDFSEYNVFKTEKGLIVFDLGSAVDLRHPNTQEFLKRDINNITRFFKKRGVSVEDPDELFEDIVK from the coding sequence ATGACTGACATCCTAAGTAAAAAACTAGAATCAAAACTAGATAAAAAATTAATTTCAAAGGCCAAACGAAAAACTTTGGATGATGGTTTTAAAAAAGGCAAAGTGGTAAACGAAGTTTTAGACAAACCAACTGTAATGACTCTATACAAAATGATTACAGACCATGTCATTGCATATGTCAATGGTGCTGTAAGTGCTGGAAAAGAATCTGTATTGTTTTGGGGAGTCGATGAGAATGATTCTGATGTTGCCTTGAAAATTTATCTTGTAAGTACTTCAAATTTTAAAAAACGAGAACCATACATACTTGGCGACCCTAGGTTCTCAAATCTAAAAAAGGGAACAAAGAATCTTGTCTATCTCTGGGCAAAAAAGGAATACCGCAATCTTACTCAGTGTTTTGAGGCTGGAATTCCTGTACCAAAACCTCTCTATGTAACAAATAATGTGTTGGCAATGGAGTTTGTGGGCGAAAACGGCGCTCCATCAAAACTCCTATTGGATTCACAAGTAGATGAAAACGACTACAAACAAGCAATTCAAATTATTCAAGATATGTATCAAAAAGCAAAATTGGTTCATGGTGATTTTTCAGAGTATAATGTATTCAAGACAGAAAAAGGACTGATAGTTTTTGATTTGGGTTCTGCAGTTGATTTGAGACACCCTAATACTCAAGAATTTCTTAAGAGAGACATTAATAACATTACAAGGTTTTTTAAAAAAAGAGGGGTTTCTGTTGAAGATCCAGATGAACTATTTGAGGATATTGTAAAATGA
- a CDS encoding pre-rRNA-processing protein PNO1 produces MSFEKLLRIPNDRIAVLIGKSGNVKSKIETQCHVTLDIDGDTGEVLIKSSGDVEKIQPFKAMEIVTAIGRGFSPENAMTLLKGENTLHVIDLREFAGKSNANVERIKGRIIGEGGRARRNMENLSSTHISVYGKTVSIIGDASKLRLAVDAISSISSGSMHGAVYDKLEAANRKEKQEKMKLWEDQDVFY; encoded by the coding sequence ATGAGTTTTGAAAAATTACTCCGTATACCAAATGACAGAATTGCAGTACTGATTGGTAAATCAGGAAATGTCAAATCTAAAATTGAAACACAATGTCATGTCACTTTGGATATTGATGGGGATACTGGTGAGGTTCTCATAAAATCATCTGGTGATGTTGAAAAGATTCAACCATTCAAAGCAATGGAAATTGTCACCGCAATTGGTAGAGGGTTTTCTCCTGAAAACGCTATGACTTTGTTAAAGGGTGAAAATACATTACACGTTATAGATCTTAGAGAGTTTGCTGGAAAATCTAACGCAAATGTTGAAAGGATAAAAGGGAGAATTATTGGAGAAGGTGGTAGAGCAAGAAGAAATATGGAAAACCTTAGCAGTACTCATATCTCAGTTTATGGAAAAACAGTTTCAATTATTGGCGATGCAAGTAAATTACGATTAGCAGTTGATGCAATATCTTCTATTTCAAGTGGAAGCATGCATGGTGCAGTTTATGATAAACTAGAAGCTGCAAACAGAAAAGAAAAGCAAGAAAAAATGAAATTATGGGAAGATCAAGATGTCTTCTATTAA